A section of the Chryseobacterium ginsenosidimutans genome encodes:
- a CDS encoding SDR family NAD(P)-dependent oxidoreductase, with product MLNHFVFIVGICFCTWVLYRLINFIYPYAKPSTLKKYLHLNAYAIVIGATDGIGKAIAIELAGRGFNIVLHGRNADKLNSVENEIKTINTACTVISLLHDGSKNSTLDISPIKDLPITILVNNVGVGPINKLTDFTNSEIEETITLNTIFPSQLTRNLLSHLNNNSLILNVSSYAGLFPPPYLAVYAGTKAYNNAFSISLARELDDKEVISLITGSVNTGTNKKPVTFMRPSASNYAKNVLNIVGCGRKSIMPYWPHAIQTYITSLFPEFLIDSLTKNAIKKEL from the coding sequence ATGCTGAATCACTTTGTTTTTATTGTAGGAATTTGTTTTTGTACATGGGTTTTATACCGTTTGATTAATTTCATTTATCCTTATGCCAAACCATCAACACTTAAAAAGTATCTTCATCTCAATGCATATGCTATTGTAATCGGCGCCACCGATGGAATTGGAAAAGCCATTGCCATAGAACTTGCTGGCAGAGGTTTTAATATAGTTCTGCATGGCAGAAATGCAGACAAATTAAACTCGGTTGAAAATGAAATCAAAACAATAAATACCGCCTGTACAGTGATTTCTCTTTTACACGACGGAAGTAAAAATTCCACACTTGATATTTCACCAATAAAAGATTTACCTATAACCATTCTGGTAAACAATGTCGGGGTCGGACCAATAAATAAACTTACAGATTTCACGAATTCTGAAATTGAGGAAACGATAACACTTAACACCATATTTCCGTCACAACTTACCAGAAATTTGCTATCTCATCTCAATAACAATTCACTTATTTTAAATGTATCTTCTTATGCAGGATTATTCCCGCCACCTTATTTAGCGGTATATGCAGGCACAAAAGCTTATAACAATGCGTTTTCTATTTCATTGGCTCGGGAGCTGGATGACAAAGAAGTAATTTCTTTAATAACGGGAAGTGTAAACACAGGAACCAACAAAAAACCTGTAACATTTATGCGGCCAAGTGCTTCAAATTATGCCAAAAATGTATTGAACATCGTGGGTTGCGGACGAAAAAGCATCATGCCCTATTGGCCTCACGCCATACAGACCTATATTACTTCCCTATTTCCAGAATTCTTAATTGATAGCCTAACTAAAAATGCAATCAAAAAAGAATTGTAA